GCGAAGACATTGGTAGTTCTACAGAAGAACTAACAAAAGGTGTTGTCAAAGGAACTCAACGTGGTATTGACAATATCAAAGACAATGCCAGCAATGCAGGTGATGACTTGGCTAGAAAAGGTAGAGAAACCACTCAAAACGCATACCCTAATAAGTAATCTAGCATTGCTGAATTAATAGATAATTCCTGTAGGGTAGGCATCTTGCCTGCCCTATAAATGTAAACTAGGACGGGCATCTTGCCCATCCCACGGGAGAATTTATTTTTAGGGAATCCCTGACGAATTATGTTCATGCCAACGCTGCAATGCCAATTGCTGAACTTCCCGCCAGGGAATTTTGTGTTTACGGGCTAATTCTGCACAATCTTCGTATTCTGGCTGCGCGTTGGCAATAACTTTTTCTGTTGATTGTCCTAGCCATGCTACTTTAATTCGCACTGTGCCGTATTTTGTTTCTACTTGTTGAAATTCTCGTTGTAGGGTGGTGCGTTGCTGAGTAGTGCGGCGGATTCCCAAGGTTGTAGTTTCGCGGAATAACACAGCTTCGCAATCAGATAGCCTTTCTGGATGGCAAATAACAGTGAGGAGAATCCCAGGACGGGATTTTTTCATGCCTATAGGCTGGGTGAAGACATCCAACGCACCCACAGCAAACAATGCCTCAAAAACATAACCGATCGCCTGCGGATTTAAATCATCAATTTGCGTTTCTAGTACAGAGATTGTCTCTAAATTTTGATGATTTGCCGCAGAATCCGTAACATTAAGCCTTGTAGCCGCACTTTCACCCAGCCAGAGGCGTAGTATATTAGGTATAGGTAGATTAATAGTACCAGCACCCAATCCTACCTTGTTAATTGTTATGGGTGGTGGGCTGCCAAAATCTCTGGCTAAGGTAGTGGCGATCGCCGCTCCTGTGGGTGTCACCAATTCCCTATCTATACCGTTGCTATAAACTGGACAACCCCGCATTTCCCACAATTTTAAAACAGCTGGTACTGGCACTGCCATTTGTCCGTGGGCAGCGCGTACAGTTCCCCCACCAGTAGGAAAAGCCGAGCAATATAGCAAAGGAAATCCAGCATCATCACTATCAATTCCCAGCCAATCCAAGCCTAAACAAGTGCCAACGATGTCTACAATCGCATCCACCGCACCCACTTCATGAAAATGAACCTTTTCAGGAGCAATCCCATGCACAGCCCCTTCAGCTACAGCTAATTGCCTGAATACAGCCAAACTCCAAGCCTCAGCCCTTGGCGGTAAACTAGCTTGCAAAATCATCTGCTCAATTTCTGGCAAGTGTCGCCCGTGGTGATGATGGTGTTCATGATGATCATGATGATGATGGTCTAATAAATCCACATGAACTTTAGTAGCTTCTTGAGCGTTCCGTTGTACCAACTCTGCACTTAACTTATATTCCTTGGCAATCCCTAAATTATTAAGTTTCTCTGTTAGGTAATCCACAGGCACACCAAGACTAACTAAGGCTCCCAGGCACATATCACCCGAAATACCCGTCGGACATTGAAGGTAGACAATTTTGTTCATAATTCGTAATTCGTAATTGGGATACTCTGCGGGTAGGCGCAAGTCTACGTAATTCATCATTAACACTGCTAAGTAAGTATTACGCATTCGTATTATTAACTACGAATTATGTGACTTACCAGTAAAAATATGTATCTACAGTTTAAGCAATTGCTTCTGTATGTAAATATATGCAACGCTTAATTGTACAT
Above is a genomic segment from Nostoc sp. MS1 containing:
- the larC gene encoding nickel pincer cofactor biosynthesis protein LarC, giving the protein MNKIVYLQCPTGISGDMCLGALVSLGVPVDYLTEKLNNLGIAKEYKLSAELVQRNAQEATKVHVDLLDHHHHDHHEHHHHHGRHLPEIEQMILQASLPPRAEAWSLAVFRQLAVAEGAVHGIAPEKVHFHEVGAVDAIVDIVGTCLGLDWLGIDSDDAGFPLLYCSAFPTGGGTVRAAHGQMAVPVPAVLKLWEMRGCPVYSNGIDRELVTPTGAAIATTLARDFGSPPPITINKVGLGAGTINLPIPNILRLWLGESAATRLNVTDSAANHQNLETISVLETQIDDLNPQAIGYVFEALFAVGALDVFTQPIGMKKSRPGILLTVICHPERLSDCEAVLFRETTTLGIRRTTQQRTTLQREFQQVETKYGTVRIKVAWLGQSTEKVIANAQPEYEDCAELARKHKIPWREVQQLALQRWHEHNSSGIP